A genomic region of Chitinimonas arctica contains the following coding sequences:
- a CDS encoding GMC family oxidoreductase, whose protein sequence is MPRDVIADGLASGKWMVHDASALAADKVVEADVVIVGSGAGGGVAADILSQSGLKVVLLEEGGLHYASRDFKLLESQAYPMLYQESAGRQTRDKGITILQGRTVGGSTTVNWTSSFRTPPTTLAFWQRHLGLEGMTVEAMSPWFGKAERRMNVSDWQVEPNMNNKALMTGADRTGIHWAKIRRNVKGCLNLGYCGMGCPSNAKQSMLVTTIPAALDRGAVLYTHARAERVLMDGEQAVGVECLAMDDAGLYPNGFRLTVRAKTVVLAGGAINTPALMLRSRLPDPQGLIGKRTFLHPVNISGAIMPYKVEGWSGAPQSIYSDHHLDTHPVDGPMGYKLEVPPLHPVLTAITMSGFGEKHRQVMANFDRLQVVLALMRDGFHEASQGGTVGLKADGTPLLDYPISDYVWQGMRHSFLTMAELQFAAGATRVMPIHEDVGADGYASWAEAKAGILSLPMEVLRTKVVSAHVMGGAAMAARAEDGVVNEYGRHHQLEGLYVMDGSVFPTSIGANPQLSVYAFAARNASKLAQTLTGRDVAWP, encoded by the coding sequence ATGCCTAGAGATGTAATCGCCGATGGCCTGGCTTCCGGTAAGTGGATGGTGCATGACGCTTCGGCCCTGGCGGCCGACAAGGTAGTGGAAGCCGATGTGGTGATCGTCGGTAGTGGCGCAGGCGGCGGCGTGGCGGCCGATATCCTCAGCCAGTCCGGCTTGAAGGTCGTGCTGCTGGAGGAGGGCGGCTTACATTACGCCTCGCGCGATTTCAAACTGCTGGAATCTCAGGCCTATCCGATGCTCTATCAGGAGTCCGCCGGCCGCCAGACCCGCGACAAAGGCATCACGATCCTGCAAGGGCGTACCGTCGGTGGTTCGACCACGGTCAATTGGACTTCCAGCTTTCGCACCCCGCCCACCACGCTGGCTTTCTGGCAGCGCCACCTGGGCCTGGAAGGCATGACGGTAGAGGCCATGAGCCCCTGGTTCGGCAAGGCCGAAAGGCGCATGAATGTGAGCGACTGGCAGGTCGAGCCGAATATGAACAACAAGGCGCTGATGACGGGCGCCGACCGCACCGGCATCCATTGGGCAAAAATACGCCGCAATGTGAAAGGCTGCCTGAATCTGGGCTACTGCGGCATGGGTTGTCCGTCGAATGCCAAGCAGTCCATGCTGGTCACCACCATTCCTGCCGCACTGGATCGCGGCGCGGTGCTCTATACCCACGCCCGCGCCGAGCGGGTGCTGATGGATGGCGAGCAGGCGGTCGGCGTGGAGTGCCTGGCGATGGATGACGCCGGGCTATATCCAAATGGATTCCGCCTGACCGTGCGGGCCAAGACGGTCGTATTGGCCGGTGGCGCCATCAATACCCCGGCACTGATGCTGCGATCCAGGCTGCCCGATCCGCAGGGATTGATCGGCAAGCGGACCTTTCTGCATCCGGTCAATATCTCCGGCGCCATCATGCCCTACAAGGTGGAGGGCTGGAGTGGCGCGCCGCAAAGCATCTATTCCGACCACCATCTCGATACCCACCCGGTCGATGGTCCCATGGGCTACAAGCTGGAGGTTCCGCCGCTGCATCCGGTATTGACGGCGATCACCATGAGCGGCTTCGGCGAGAAGCATCGCCAGGTCATGGCGAACTTCGACCGCCTGCAGGTGGTATTGGCGCTGATGCGAGATGGTTTTCACGAAGCGAGCCAGGGCGGTACGGTCGGCTTGAAGGCGGATGGCACCCCCTTGCTCGACTATCCCATCAGCGACTATGTCTGGCAGGGTATGCGGCATTCCTTCCTGACCATGGCGGAGTTGCAATTCGCCGCCGGCGCTACCCGCGTCATGCCCATCCACGAAGATGTCGGGGCTGATGGTTACGCCAGCTGGGCCGAAGCCAAGGCGGGCATCCTGTCGCTTCCCATGGAAGTGCTGCGCACCAAGGTGGTGTCCGCCCATGTGATGGGCGGCGCGGCCATGGCGGCCCGGGCGGAAGACGGGGTGGTGAACGAATACGGCCGCCACCATCAACTTGAGGGTTTGTACGTGATGGACGGATCGGTGTTTCCCACCTCGATCGGCGCCAATCCGCAGCTATCGGTCTATGCCTTCGCCGCCCGCAATGCCAGCAAGCTCGCGCAGACGCTCACCGGTCGGGATGTGGCTTGGCCGTGA
- a CDS encoding asparaginase domain-containing protein, whose protein sequence is MPAGRIGTHRRPHAELPRYTLKEYAPLIDSSNLHPSHWNAMVEDIAANYADYDGFVVIHGSDTLAYTASALSFMLENLAKPVIVTGSMVPLCEHPNDAEQNLLDAFHWACESNLHEVCVAFNRLLLRGNRSRKLWGAEMGAFGSPNYPILGRVQGHHEFNPALCLPRPGAPFRMHRINAELTVAGLKLYPGFSVRLIERMLADGPAGLVLESYGAGNAPDADAALLAALRQASERGTVLVNITQCMSGKVAMESYAAGSALARAGLVSGWDMTPEAALAKLYFLLSLKPGVLGPEDLLPVSLRGELTAV, encoded by the coding sequence ATTCCTGCCGGCCGAATTGGCACGCATCGCCGACCGCACGCCGAACTTCCCCGCTACACGCTGAAGGAATATGCGCCGCTGATCGATTCGTCCAATCTGCATCCCTCACACTGGAATGCAATGGTGGAAGATATCGCCGCGAACTATGCGGACTACGATGGCTTCGTGGTGATCCATGGCTCCGATACGCTGGCCTACACCGCCTCGGCCCTCAGCTTCATGCTGGAGAACCTGGCCAAGCCGGTGATCGTGACCGGTTCCATGGTGCCGCTGTGCGAGCATCCCAACGATGCCGAACAGAACTTGCTGGATGCCTTCCACTGGGCCTGCGAGAGCAATCTGCACGAAGTTTGCGTAGCCTTCAATCGACTCCTGCTACGGGGAAATCGTTCCCGTAAATTATGGGGCGCGGAGATGGGTGCATTCGGCTCCCCCAATTATCCCATTCTCGGCCGGGTACAGGGCCACCATGAATTCAACCCGGCGCTCTGCCTGCCCCGCCCTGGCGCGCCCTTCAGGATGCACCGTATCAACGCCGAGCTGACCGTTGCGGGGCTCAAGCTCTATCCGGGTTTCAGCGTGCGCCTGATCGAGCGGATGTTGGCGGACGGCCCGGCCGGCCTGGTTTTGGAAAGCTATGGCGCCGGCAATGCGCCGGATGCCGACGCAGCCCTGCTTGCAGCGCTTCGGCAGGCCAGCGAGCGCGGCACCGTGCTGGTCAATATCACCCAATGCATGTCCGGCAAGGTGGCGATGGAAAGCTACGCCGCCGGTTCTGCCCTGGCACGCGCCGGCCTCGTGTCGGGCTGGGACATGACACCCGAGGCCGCACTGGCCAAGCTTTACTTCCTGCTGTCGCTCAAGCCGGGCGTGCTGGGGCCGGAAGACCTTCTGCCGGTCAGCCTGCGCGGCGAGTTGACGGCCGTTTAA
- a CDS encoding vWA domain-containing protein, which translates to MLIDFFYQLRDARLPVSVKELLSLLEALDARVVSGNLDEFYYLSRAILIKDEKYFDRYDQVFGQYFKGVESLLEKLETEIPEDWLSKLVEKQLSEAEKAQLQGLGWDKLMQTLKERLAEQKERHQGGNKWIGTGGTSPFGAYGYNPEGIRIGQHESRHRRAVKVWDQREFKDFDDSRELDTRNFKVALRRLRQFARNAEADTLDLDHTIRATADNGGWLKLQFRHERHNAVKVLLFLDVGGSMDDHIEVCETLFSAARSEFKHLEHVYFHNFVYESVWRDNKRRHHERQATFDLLHTYPSDYKLIFVGDATMSPYEIAYPGGSVEHMNEEAGSVWLKRLLEHFPSAVWLNPVSEQYWGYTESLLMTRELMADRMFPLTPAGLEAAMRRLL; encoded by the coding sequence ATGCTGATCGACTTCTTCTACCAATTGCGCGATGCCCGCCTGCCCGTCTCGGTCAAGGAACTGCTGAGCCTGCTGGAAGCCTTGGATGCACGCGTGGTCAGCGGCAATCTGGATGAATTCTACTATCTGTCACGCGCCATCCTGATCAAGGACGAAAAGTACTTCGACCGCTACGACCAGGTCTTCGGCCAATACTTCAAAGGCGTGGAATCGCTGCTGGAAAAGCTGGAAACGGAGATTCCCGAAGACTGGCTGAGCAAGCTGGTGGAAAAGCAGCTGAGCGAGGCGGAAAAGGCGCAACTGCAAGGGCTGGGCTGGGACAAGCTGATGCAGACCTTGAAGGAACGCCTGGCCGAGCAGAAGGAACGACACCAGGGCGGCAACAAGTGGATAGGCACCGGCGGCACCAGCCCGTTCGGCGCGTATGGCTACAACCCGGAAGGCATCCGCATCGGCCAGCATGAGTCGCGTCACCGGCGGGCGGTCAAGGTCTGGGACCAGCGCGAGTTCAAGGACTTCGACGACAGCCGCGAGCTGGACACCCGCAATTTCAAGGTCGCCCTCCGCCGGCTGCGGCAATTCGCCCGCAATGCCGAGGCGGACACGCTGGACCTGGACCACACCATACGCGCGACCGCCGACAATGGCGGCTGGCTCAAGCTGCAGTTTCGCCATGAACGGCATAACGCGGTCAAGGTGCTGCTATTTCTCGATGTCGGCGGTTCGATGGATGACCATATCGAAGTGTGCGAGACCCTGTTCTCGGCCGCCCGCAGCGAGTTCAAGCATCTGGAACACGTCTATTTCCATAACTTCGTCTACGAATCGGTCTGGCGCGACAACAAACGCCGCCACCACGAACGGCAGGCGACCTTCGACCTGCTGCACACCTATCCGTCCGACTACAAACTGATCTTTGTCGGCGACGCCACCATGAGCCCCTATGAGATCGCCTATCCCGGCGGCTCGGTGGAGCATATGAACGAAGAGGCCGGCAGCGTGTGGCTGAAGCGCCTGCTGGAACACTTCCCCTCGGCCGTCTGGCTCAATCCGGTAAGCGAGCAATACTGGGGCTACACCGAGAGCCTGCTGATGACGCGCGAGCTGATGGCGGACCGGATGTTCCCGCTCACCCCGGCGGGCCTGGAAGCCGCGATGCGGCGACTGTTGTAG
- the hemP gene encoding hemin uptake protein HemP, which yields MDTATQPRNDKPACDPGKPARITLDARQLMQDRNEIDIRHGEEIYRLRLTRNGKLILTK from the coding sequence ATGGACACCGCCACCCAACCCCGCAACGATAAGCCCGCATGCGATCCCGGCAAACCCGCCCGGATTACGCTGGACGCACGCCAGCTGATGCAGGATCGAAACGAAATCGATATCCGCCATGGAGAGGAAATCTACCGTCTGCGTTTGACGCGCAACGGCAAGTTGATCTTGACCAAATAA
- a CDS encoding TetR/AcrR family transcriptional regulator yields the protein MKTYDRIVQESLALFNEHGERPITTNHIAAHLGISPGNLYYHFRNKEEIVYQIFRLYLEYMREHLQVPEHRVLEPEDLARYLDAAFAAMWQYRFMFYDLPGLLSRSPQLQDDYHGYVKNELTPILAKAFGEFAAIGFIDVRPTDIIPLATNTWMVVKFWFAFQQTIHPHRPISEETGKQGARQVLALFRPYVQPSFMAVFEEIAARY from the coding sequence ATGAAGACATATGATCGTATCGTCCAGGAAAGCCTCGCGCTCTTCAATGAGCACGGCGAGCGTCCGATCACGACCAATCACATCGCGGCCCACCTCGGCATCAGCCCAGGCAATCTGTACTATCACTTCCGCAACAAGGAAGAGATCGTCTATCAGATTTTCCGGCTGTATCTGGAATACATGCGCGAGCACCTGCAGGTACCGGAACATCGCGTGCTGGAACCGGAAGACCTGGCCCGCTACCTGGACGCGGCCTTCGCGGCAATGTGGCAGTACCGCTTCATGTTCTATGACCTGCCCGGCCTGCTGAGCCGCAGCCCGCAGTTGCAGGACGACTACCACGGCTACGTCAAGAACGAGCTGACGCCCATCCTGGCCAAGGCTTTCGGCGAGTTCGCCGCCATCGGTTTCATCGATGTGCGCCCCACCGACATCATCCCGCTCGCCACCAATACCTGGATGGTGGTCAAGTTCTGGTTCGCCTTCCAGCAGACCATCCATCCGCACCGGCCTATCAGCGAAGAAACCGGCAAGCAAGGCGCCCGCCAGGTGCTGGCCCTGTTCAGGCCTTACGTGCAGCCGTCATTCATGGCGGTGTTCGAAGAAATCGCAGCGCGCTATTAG
- a CDS encoding coniferyl aldehyde dehydrogenase yields MMDTIGKTMGKGECMQAVFQPHETQAETARLVDLYARQRAAFNAQPFPGVVSRLRRLASLREVLLKHRSNLNAAISADFGHRSSHETELLEFFPSLAGIKHASAKLDKWMKPKRRGVSIWFMPASNRVVPQPLGVVGIIVPWNYPLFLAIGPLTAAIAAGNRAILKISEYTPRFGEALRLALREAFDEDEVAVLNGGVEVAQAFAACAWDHLLFTGSTGVGKQVMRAAADNLTPVTLELGGKSPTIVHADFPIDTAAERILHGKCLNAGQTCVAPDYVFLPEGKQEAFTEAARAIVAKWYPDAGKNPDYTAVVNGRHLARLQGYLRDAEAKGAKVVPLADIDPATGKLAPTLVFGVTDEMSLMQDEIFGPILPVLGYQRLDEVIGYINARPRPLALYYFDYDNSRISHMLGATISGGVGINETMMHVGQDDLPFGGVGPSGMGHYHGHEGFETFSKMKPVFAQSRINGLWLMRPPYGPRVEKLLKFMLR; encoded by the coding sequence ATGATGGACACGATAGGCAAGACCATGGGCAAGGGGGAATGTATGCAGGCGGTTTTCCAACCTCACGAGACGCAGGCCGAAACAGCAAGGCTGGTCGATCTTTATGCGCGGCAGCGAGCCGCCTTCAATGCGCAACCCTTTCCCGGCGTGGTCAGCCGTCTGCGCAGGCTGGCCAGCCTGCGCGAGGTCTTGCTCAAGCATCGCTCGAATCTGAATGCGGCCATATCGGCCGATTTCGGCCATCGCTCCAGCCACGAAACCGAACTGCTGGAATTCTTCCCCAGCCTGGCCGGCATCAAGCATGCAAGCGCCAAGCTGGACAAGTGGATGAAGCCCAAGCGACGCGGTGTCTCCATCTGGTTCATGCCGGCCAGCAACCGCGTGGTGCCGCAGCCGCTGGGGGTGGTCGGCATCATCGTGCCGTGGAACTACCCGCTGTTCCTGGCCATCGGTCCCTTGACGGCTGCGATTGCCGCCGGCAATCGGGCCATACTCAAGATATCCGAATACACGCCACGTTTTGGCGAAGCACTGCGGCTGGCCTTGCGCGAAGCTTTCGATGAGGACGAGGTGGCCGTGCTCAACGGCGGCGTGGAAGTGGCGCAGGCGTTTGCCGCTTGTGCCTGGGACCATCTGCTGTTCACCGGCTCGACCGGCGTGGGCAAGCAGGTGATGCGGGCGGCGGCGGACAATCTGACGCCGGTTACACTGGAATTGGGCGGTAAATCGCCCACCATCGTCCACGCCGACTTCCCGATCGACACGGCCGCCGAGCGCATCCTGCACGGCAAGTGCCTGAATGCCGGCCAGACCTGCGTGGCGCCGGACTATGTCTTCCTGCCCGAGGGCAAGCAGGAGGCCTTTACCGAAGCTGCCCGCGCTATCGTGGCCAAGTGGTACCCCGACGCGGGCAAGAATCCCGACTACACTGCGGTGGTAAATGGCCGTCACTTGGCGCGTCTGCAAGGCTATCTGCGCGATGCCGAAGCCAAGGGTGCCAAGGTAGTGCCACTGGCCGATATTGATCCCGCCACCGGCAAGCTGGCGCCGACCCTGGTTTTCGGGGTGACGGACGAGATGAGCCTGATGCAGGACGAGATCTTCGGACCCATCCTGCCTGTGCTTGGCTACCAGCGGCTGGACGAGGTAATCGGCTACATCAACGCGCGTCCGCGCCCCCTGGCCTTGTATTACTTCGACTACGACAACAGCCGTATCAGCCATATGCTGGGCGCGACCATCTCGGGCGGGGTGGGCATCAACGAAACCATGATGCACGTCGGCCAGGATGATCTGCCCTTCGGTGGGGTGGGGCCGTCGGGCATGGGCCATTACCATGGCCATGAGGGCTTCGAGACCTTCTCGAAGATGAAGCCGGTATTTGCCCAGAGCCGCATCAACGGCCTGTGGCTGATGCGGCCGCCCTACGGTCCCAGGGTGGAAAAACTCCTGAAGTTCATGCTGCGCTGA
- a CDS encoding hemin-degrading factor: MNASTLWQSYLHLKASEPKIRARDAAARLNISEAELVAADPLSITLFPKWADILGGLEILGPVMTLTRNEAAVHEKTGIYANVSINGQMGLALNPEIDLRFFLHSWRYGFAVRGERPSIQFFDRHGDAVHKVFLTDRSDAAAYDELVSRFASSHACVEPDKVQDQQVEQPDAAIDVAAFRQGWLEMADTHDFFPLMRRFNVTRTQALRLAPSGHVREVSLESVTILLHSAAASALPIMVFAGNQGCLQIHTGPVRRIVPMGPWLNVLDPGFNLHLRMDLFEHAFVVSKPTRDGQVTSLECYDASGQMIVQYFGERKPGRPELPEWTELAHSLPDVERQHVH; this comes from the coding sequence ATGAATGCATCGACCCTATGGCAGAGCTATCTGCATTTGAAGGCCAGCGAACCCAAGATCCGCGCGCGCGACGCAGCGGCCAGGCTCAATATCTCGGAAGCCGAACTGGTGGCGGCCGACCCGCTGTCCATCACCTTGTTCCCGAAGTGGGCCGACATCCTCGGCGGCCTGGAAATTCTCGGCCCCGTCATGACGCTGACCCGCAACGAAGCCGCCGTGCATGAAAAGACCGGCATCTACGCCAACGTCAGCATCAACGGTCAAATGGGCCTGGCCCTGAATCCCGAGATCGATCTGCGCTTTTTTCTGCACAGCTGGCGCTATGGCTTCGCCGTTCGCGGCGAACGTCCGTCCATCCAGTTTTTCGACCGCCACGGCGATGCCGTGCATAAAGTGTTTCTCACCGACCGCTCCGACGCGGCCGCCTACGACGAGCTGGTATCGCGCTTCGCCAGCAGCCACGCCTGCGTGGAGCCGGACAAGGTCCAGGACCAGCAGGTCGAACAACCCGACGCGGCCATCGATGTCGCCGCCTTCCGCCAAGGCTGGCTGGAGATGGCCGATACGCACGACTTCTTTCCGCTGATGCGCCGCTTCAACGTTACCCGCACCCAGGCACTGCGCCTGGCGCCCAGCGGCCACGTCCGCGAGGTATCGCTGGAATCGGTGACCATCCTGCTCCATAGCGCTGCCGCCAGCGCCCTGCCCATCATGGTCTTCGCCGGCAACCAGGGCTGCCTGCAGATCCATACCGGTCCGGTCCGCCGGATCGTGCCGATGGGTCCCTGGCTGAATGTATTGGACCCCGGCTTCAATCTGCACCTGCGCATGGACCTTTTCGAACATGCCTTCGTCGTCAGCAAACCTACCCGCGACGGCCAGGTGACCTCGCTGGAATGCTACGACGCCAGTGGCCAGATGATCGTGCAGTACTTTGGCGAGCGTAAGCCGGGACGTCCGGAACTGCCCGAATGGACCGAATTGGCGCATAGCCTGCCGGATGTGGAAAGGCAGCATGTTCACTAA
- a CDS encoding TonB-dependent hemoglobin/transferrin/lactoferrin family receptor, with product MNRHKPQPTFKHSRLALLLATLPLAAQAEGVDIAAAEALPAVSITATRLPKPIEAVAPNISVLPAAGDDAARVRDIKTLFADEPGVGVGRDPARRGNGSVNIRGLDGNRVLLQVDGVTVPSLYGGGGGAISGRDMVELDSLSAVEVVKGPYSGLYGADAIGGVVAYRSLTVDDLLKPGASRGGHMRTGYYGADKSSKLGGALGFREGAWSGLLSYTGRQGDNQSSMGENDSTSANRTKANPLDWSSNALLGKLAWTLAPGHSLAITQEVFSRSQRGDFLSNYSPAILSQRATDKSRRNRSSLRYDYAVSGSGLVGAKFNLYRQHGESSEFALESRAGGVLRSTNAGFEQDARGIDAQINQRFDLGSQLHTLSWGGEYSRTETSRPRDRTQYNPDGSTSKVVGGEVFPQKAFPDNRSGRLGLFVQDEITLASGMTLTPSLRYDRYTLTPEPDARFANANPAGYRVADYRDSAVSPRLSLSLPLSPGWTGFAQLGTGFRAPNFDDAMLVFSNPAQGYEVLPNPDLKSETSRSLEVGARYHGPALQLAVTAYHSRYRDFIENVLLSPRDTNGNGVNLEYQARNLGKVRIQGLELKALWRMHTDVALRGALAYAKGDDLEDGTPLASVAPLSGNMAVDYHHGDWQASLNWRGAQRKSRLSGATLFRAPGYGVLDLSGSYQLAANATLSAGLYNLADKKYWLWSDVNGLDVSPGPRSAAAVIDRYSQSGRTASIHLEYTF from the coding sequence ATGAACCGCCACAAACCGCAACCCACTTTCAAGCACAGCCGCCTCGCCCTGCTGTTGGCCACCCTCCCCCTGGCGGCGCAGGCCGAAGGTGTCGATATCGCGGCAGCCGAAGCGCTGCCGGCCGTTTCCATTACGGCTACCCGCCTGCCCAAGCCCATCGAAGCCGTCGCACCCAATATCAGCGTCCTGCCCGCCGCCGGCGACGACGCGGCGCGGGTACGCGATATCAAGACCCTGTTCGCCGATGAGCCGGGCGTCGGCGTCGGCCGCGATCCCGCTCGGCGCGGTAACGGCAGCGTGAATATTCGAGGCCTGGACGGCAACCGGGTGTTGCTGCAGGTGGATGGCGTGACGGTGCCCTCCCTGTACGGCGGCGGTGGCGGTGCGATTTCCGGCCGCGATATGGTGGAGCTGGATAGTTTGTCCGCGGTGGAAGTGGTGAAAGGCCCCTATTCCGGCCTCTACGGCGCCGACGCCATCGGCGGCGTGGTCGCCTACCGCAGCCTGACCGTGGACGACCTGCTCAAGCCCGGCGCCAGCCGTGGCGGCCATATGCGCACCGGCTATTACGGCGCGGACAAGAGCAGCAAGCTGGGCGGCGCACTGGGTTTTCGGGAGGGCGCCTGGAGCGGTCTGCTGAGCTATACCGGCCGGCAGGGCGACAATCAATCCAGCATGGGCGAGAACGACAGCACCAGCGCCAATCGCACCAAGGCCAACCCGCTGGATTGGAGCAGCAACGCGCTGCTCGGCAAACTGGCCTGGACACTGGCGCCCGGCCATAGCCTGGCCATCACCCAGGAAGTCTTCAGCCGCAGCCAGCGCGGCGACTTCCTCAGCAACTACAGTCCCGCCATTCTGTCGCAACGCGCCACCGACAAGTCGCGCCGTAATCGCAGCAGCCTGCGCTATGACTATGCCGTCAGCGGCAGCGGCCTGGTGGGCGCCAAATTCAATCTCTACCGGCAACACGGCGAAAGCAGCGAATTCGCGCTGGAATCGCGCGCCGGCGGCGTACTGCGCAGCACCAACGCCGGCTTCGAGCAGGACGCCCGCGGCATCGATGCCCAGATCAACCAGCGTTTCGATCTGGGCAGCCAGTTGCACACCCTTAGCTGGGGTGGCGAATACAGCCGGACCGAAACGAGCCGGCCGCGCGATCGCACCCAATACAACCCCGACGGCAGCACGAGCAAGGTGGTCGGTGGCGAGGTCTTCCCGCAGAAAGCCTTTCCGGACAATCGCAGCGGCCGGCTCGGCCTGTTCGTGCAGGACGAGATCACCCTGGCGTCCGGCATGACCCTCACGCCTTCGCTGCGCTACGACCGCTACACCCTCACCCCGGAACCGGACGCCCGCTTCGCCAATGCCAATCCGGCCGGCTACCGGGTAGCCGACTATCGCGATTCGGCCGTCTCCCCCCGCCTCTCGCTGAGCCTGCCGCTCAGCCCGGGCTGGACCGGCTTCGCCCAACTGGGCACCGGCTTCCGTGCGCCCAATTTCGACGATGCCATGCTGGTCTTCAGTAATCCTGCCCAGGGTTACGAGGTATTGCCCAATCCCGATCTGAAGTCGGAAACCAGCCGCAGCCTGGAAGTCGGCGCCCGCTATCACGGCCCTGCCCTGCAATTGGCTGTCACCGCCTACCACAGCCGCTATCGCGACTTTATCGAGAACGTGCTGCTGTCTCCGCGCGACACCAACGGCAATGGCGTGAACCTGGAGTACCAGGCCCGCAATCTCGGCAAGGTCCGTATCCAGGGCCTTGAATTGAAAGCCCTGTGGCGGATGCACACCGATGTCGCCCTACGCGGCGCGCTGGCCTACGCCAAGGGCGATGACCTGGAAGACGGCACGCCCCTGGCTAGCGTGGCGCCCCTGAGCGGCAATATGGCGGTGGACTACCACCATGGCGACTGGCAGGCCAGCCTCAACTGGCGCGGCGCGCAGCGCAAGAGCCGTTTGAGCGGCGCGACGCTGTTCCGGGCACCGGGCTATGGCGTGCTTGATCTGTCCGGTAGTTACCAGCTGGCGGCCAACGCCACGCTGAGCGCCGGCCTCTACAACCTCGCCGACAAGAAGTACTGGCTATGGAGCGATGTAAACGGCCTGGATGTCAGCCCGGGGCCGCGCAGCGCCGCCGCCGTCATCGACCGTTATAGCCAGTCGGGCCGGACCGCTTCGATTCACCTTGAATACACGTTCTGA
- the smpB gene encoding SsrA-binding protein SmpB, whose protein sequence is MSIVDNRKAFHDYFIEEKYEAGLVLEGWEVKAIRAGKVQIKEGYVVLRNGAFWLIGAHISPLTSASTHVVPDPTRSRKLLLNQAEINKLIGKVERSGYTLTPLDMHYKAGRVKLQIGLAKGKKLHDKRNSERDKDAQREVQRAMKVHRG, encoded by the coding sequence ATGTCTATTGTTGATAACCGCAAAGCCTTCCACGATTACTTCATCGAGGAAAAATACGAAGCCGGCCTGGTATTGGAAGGCTGGGAGGTCAAGGCCATCCGTGCCGGCAAGGTGCAGATCAAGGAGGGCTACGTGGTGCTGCGCAACGGCGCCTTCTGGTTGATCGGCGCGCATATCTCGCCGCTCACCAGTGCGTCTACCCACGTGGTGCCCGATCCTACCCGCAGCCGTAAGCTGCTGCTGAACCAGGCCGAGATCAATAAGTTGATCGGCAAGGTGGAACGTTCCGGCTATACCTTGACCCCGCTGGATATGCATTACAAGGCTGGCCGGGTCAAACTGCAGATCGGCCTGGCCAAGGGTAAGAAACTGCATGATAAGCGCAACAGCGAGCGCGACAAGGATGCCCAGCGCGAAGTGCAGCGGGCGATGAAGGTGCATCGAGGCTAG